GCTGAGAGTCTCGGGACTCACTGCTCGGTGCCGCGGGTCGGTGCTGCGGATCTGACGGGAGACAACCCAATCcgtgaccttcccctcccccggcccgggactgcgcatgtgcggggaagaaGGGAAGCCGCGTCCGTGGGGCGGAGCGCCCACCCCTGACCTTACTGGTGACGTTTGGACCAATAGGAagtattggaggaccggaaggactctggtcccccagccaatTAGAGCTCCGGCGTTGTGTGAACGaagtttgagcttcacacagacggaaacctcctcctgtctcaaacatctgggagtaaaacacttccttttctccccctttccatttcttttctcattctgactttcaattggtcacttgcagcaactgaagggaaaggaagtgaatccagggagggtgcagactctggaaagcttggcccagatctttctctatctctctgaaagacattgacatcctttgctccctcagcttgacacggggagaacgtgcagacgccgcacagacggtGGGACCAGGCTTTTGGACTGAACCCCTGGGTGGTTCCGATGTGCTTGGCCCGGCGGTCGCCTGAAGGGTCTCCTGTCCATGACCCACACTTGGGCTGAAGTGTTTTTGTCACAAAGGCCCCTGGGTTAAGGGTGTAGCTCTGCCCGCCTCATCCAGGTAGGTGGTACTCGGGTGAGGCCTGAGGGAATCTGAGGTTGCAGATTCCTTGGTCTCCTGTAGGGTTGCAACacagggaaaatggtgctgaggtagaggggccaattatctatcgaatggttgagcaggcttgatgggccaaatgcagcTCCTATTTATTCTGTGTTGAAACACATGatagcacagtgatcagcactgttgcttcacagctccagggtcccaggtttgattcccggcttgggtcacggtctgtgcagagtctgcacgttctccccgtgtctgcgttggtttcctccgggtgctccagtttcctcccacaagtctccaaagacttgctgttcggtgaaatgaaaaatgaaatgaaaatcacttattgtcacaagtaggcttcaaatgaagttactgtgaaaagcccctagtcgccacattccagcacctgttcggagaggctggtacgggaattgaacccgcactgctggccttgttgttttacaagccagctttttagccctgtgctaaaccagtctctcagtgatttggacattctgaattttccctctgtgtacacgaacaggcgacggaatgtggcgatgcggggtttttcacagtaacttcactgcaatgttaatgtaagcctacttgtgacaataaagattattattataaagcagtgagcatggatctgtcaaacagcctgaatcagcaccttcaggaaaattgagaGGTTGATATTAAAAACAGcagaatgagaatggagggagagtgtgtgggatggagatttacaacttttcggaacataggaactggagcaggccattcagcccctggagcctgtcccgctattcaatgagatcatggcttatctgtgacctaactccatatacctgcatttggcccatatcccttaacctctttgatttacaaaaatctatctatctcatttaaaataaacaactgatctaacttcaactgcagtttgtgggagagagttccaaacttctacaactctttgagtgaagaagttcttcctaacatctctcttgaacggtccagccctaattttattttttaataaacattttattgaggtattttggattggattggatttgtttattgtcacatgtaccgaggtacagtgaaaagtatttttctgcgagcagctcaacagatcattgaatacatgggaagaaaagggaagaaaagaaaatacataacagggcaacacaacatatacaatgtaactacataagcactggcatcggatgaagcatacagggtgtagtgttaatgaggtcagtccataagagggtcatttaggagtctggtgacagtggggaagaagctgtttttgagtctgttcgtgcgcatGTAGAAACAACAAAATAgaaaagatacatgaaaccataaacatcgtgcaaaaaccgtttacctttggtacaggtctcacccttattgacccccgacTCTAACCTAAcctactctcccccccgcccccccccccacccccgtctgctgacaattaattttccgcaaggaagtcgcgaacggttgccacctccgggtgaacccgaatagtgaacctctcaaggcaaactaaattttctccatacagagaaagctagccacgtccgataaccaggtctccgacttcgggggctctgggtccccccatgccaaaagtatccgtctccgggctaccagggaagcaaaggtcagaacatccgcctctctctcctcctggattcccggaactTCCGCCACCCCgagaatcaccacctctggacctagcgccacccttgtttttaacaccgtggacgtgatgtacacaaacccctgccagaatccccgaagctttggacatgtctaaaacatgtggacatggtgcacctgtcctccacctaaaAGAATCtgatcatccgggccactgtcatgtgagcccggtgcacaaccttaaattgtatcaggctgagcctggcacatgttgcagacgtgttgactctaaacgcgtctgcccataaaccatcctctatctcacctcccagctcctcctcccacttacgcttcagctcgtcggtctgcatctcctccgaccccataagctccttatagatgtctgaggcgctcccctcccctacccaccctggaaattaccctgtcctgaatccccctcagcggtaggagcgggtaggttgacacctgtttacgaaggaagtcccacacctgcagatacctgaatttgtttcccctcgccagcccaaacctttcctccagcaccctcatactcgggaaactcccctctatgaacacatcccccatcctctcaatccctgctctccgccatacccggaacaccccatccatactccccggggcaaaccggtggttagcacaaattggggcccagaccgatgctcccattgctcccacatgccacgtccactggccccaaactctcagggccgccaccaccactggactggaagagtaccgtgccagcgggaatggcagagatgcagttaccaacgccccagactggtgcccttacaagaagtcgCCTCCTTACGCACCCAcaatgacccctcccccaccactcacttcctgatcatggctatgttagctgcccagtaataattgctaaaatttgacAGCGACACCCGCCCTCTCCCTGGGTCCGCTCGAGCGTTACCTTCCTTagccgtggggtcttgcccgcccagacgaagcccgtgatcaccgtgttgacccacttaaaaaaggaacgCGGAATAAAATTGGGGTGACATTGAAAtataaataagaacctcgggaggaccgtcattttcacctattgcaccctcccggccagagacaacgggagcgcgtcccatctccgaaaatcgtcattcatttggtccactagccgggccagattcaagttatgcagccggtcccattcccgtgccacttggatgccaggTACCTAAAACGACTCCCTACCGACCTGATCGGCAGctccccagtcgcccctcctgtcccctcgcctgaaccacaaacatctcactcttttccatgtttagcttataccccgaaaaccggccgaattccccaaaaatcttcatgatttcctccatcccctctactgggtccgaaacgttcagaagcagatcatccgcatagagcgaaaccctgtgctccaccccacccccaaccagtccagctccttgaagctctcagagcaattgccagtggctctatagccagcaaaaacagcagtggggagagggggcatccctgtctcgtcccccggtgcagtccaaaatagtccgaagttgtctgttcgtccacacacttgccacaggagcctgatacagtaacctgacccagtcaataaagccccgcccaaatccaaactgtcccagtacctcccacagataatcccattctaccccatcaaaagccttttctgcatccattgcgatcactacctcaatctccctaccttccggggacatcatgatcacatttaacagccttcttacattggacatcaactgcctatccttaaccttctggtcctccccaataacgtccggaacacaatcctcaatcctggagaacaagattttggccagcaacttggcatccacattcagcagggagatcagcctgtaggacccacacaactccgggttcttgtcccgcttaagaatcagcgaaatcattgcctgtgacatcgtcgggtggagcacccctctctcccttgcctcattgaacatccgcaacaacactggccccaatatccccgagaaccttttatagaactttactgggtacccgtccggacccggggccttacccgcctgcatggccttcaagccgtccactatctcttccagcccaattggggcccccagcccttctacccgctccacgtccaccattgggaaattcagcccctccaagaagtgcctcatcccctccggccccgcaggggtttccgacctgtacagcctgctgtaaaaatctctgaacaccttattcaccccgaccgaatcaccaaccaggttcctatctcagtcctttactttccctaactccctagctgcctccctcttcctaagccgctgtgcgagcattctactggccttctccccatgttcataaatcgcccccttcacctttctcagctgctccacctgtggtcagcaaactaaaccccgcctgcaacctccgtcgttcccttaatagccctgcctctgggggtctccgcatacctcctatcaatctgtagtatctcctttaccagtctgtccgtctctgccctgtcaaccttctccccatgagcccggatcgagatcagctccccacttaccaccgccttcagtgcttcccaaaccactgctgccgaagtttcccccgtgtcattgacctgcaggtagttctgaatgcatttcctcagccactcgctCACCCCTTCATTTGCCAAAAGTcccacctccagtgcgggcgctggttactgtctttgctaacctgcaggtcatcccagtacggtgcatggtctgagattgtaatcgccgaataccccgagtCCACTACCCCAgtcagaaagaccctgctcaaaataaagaaatcaatccgggaatacactttatgcacgtgagagaaggagaactccttcaccctcggttgcCTAAATTACCATGGATCCACCccgcccatcagctccatgaaccctcttagtttctttgccattgctggaaccctgcccgtttttgagcttgaccggtctaagccagggtccataactgtattgaagtctcctcccatgaccaacatgtgcgagtccaggtccggtatctttcccagcatcctcctaataaactccacattgtcccaatttggcgcatatacatttactaataccacctgcaccccctccagtttcccactgaccataatgtaccgacctcccacgtccgagactgttctaaccgcctcaaacaccacctgtttattgatcaggatcgtgacccctctagtctttcaatctagtcccgagtgaaacacctggctgacccagccattCCCCAATCTAACCTAGTCCGTTatcttaaggtgcgtctcctgcaacattatcacgtccaCCTTCAATCTCCTAAGTTGCGCGAGCACACGTGTCCTTTTAACCggtccatttaaccctcgaacattacaggtgatcagcctagttggggggctcattgcccccccccccccaccctccgctgctcagccacccccttttttaggcccacctccagcccgtgttccgcgcctccaccggtccgcccccaggcagcccccgacctcctctctgtccctcagcccaagtccctcctttGTCAGCagaacactcaccccccccccccccccagcaacaacaccctgtaacccaacccctttcccaaaccaaacatatgcaccccccccccactgcacttccgagagctagctcaccgaGCTAGCTTggcggcccccatccccggcggcagatagtcttccacctattgttctctcccctgcacccccccccccctcccccccactcatacaaacaaactccagcatcaaacaatccccacacaattgcccaacagaaaaaacaccaagatcaaaacaagcacacctccatcccccaacagtgcaaatgaaaaccttaactcactcagctctacttcTGGTTCCAAATCAGTGCAAATGGCACCTCAAACCCATCTTCCATAAAACGcagaacgagaaactttttacaaaaacagaggaacaaaacagagaaacaaaaacatgaacattgcagccaagttcaaaagttctcagtccttcgccagccctttctttcttgcaaagtccaacgtgtcctcaggcgactcgaagtaaaagtgttgatcctcatgcgtgacccagagacgggctgggtataacagtccaaacttcacctttttcttgaaaaggatcgtcctgatctgattgaagcctgccctcctcctggccacctccacactcaggtcccgcaggatgctattgtcccatttatagctccgtgtctgcttggctcacTGCAGAATATACTCCTTatctgagaacctgtggaatctcaccaccatagccctcggaagGTCTCCcatccgcggcttcctcgcgagtgctctgtgagccctatccacctccaggggccgggagaatgccccattcccccagcagcttctcaaacatgcctgcgacgtatgTCCCAGTGCCGTTCCTTCGGACTCCTCcgcgagcccgacaattcttaggttctgccggcgggaccaattctctaggtcctccaacttctccagaagcttcttttgctggtccctcagcatccccacctccagttccactgcagtctgatgctccccctgctcagccagcgccttctccaccttctggatcgcccgatcctgggcgtccaatctgagctccacccactcaatcgatgcttttattgggtccaagcagtcccgtttctgtgtcgcaaagccctcctgaatgacttgcatcagctactccatagactgctgggtcgacaagccagaggttcgcccctccgccatgTTGTCTCCTGTTGCAACTTCAGCCcaagtctctgtctttctgtttctgcccttacgaacacttctagtccttttctccatgtaCCGAAGTGGGAATTCTGTAGAGAATTGCCAGTGACGTCCGTTCTTCAATTCAACTCCGTTAAAAAATagtgggaaaaggtccaaaagtccgaccagagcgggaaccaccaaatgtgcgacttactccttcatagtcgcCTACGAAAGTCCTGCggggctagaattgaccacacACCAGGCCGGGAGTGGCAATATAACTTGGGGGCTCAGGTCCCTGATCTTTGGAATGGCAGACGCCGATGAttgggttacagtataaattaaaaagaCACACCAGGTTTGTAGTGGTATAAGGACGGCTCTGGAGGCTGCTAAGATTTTATTCAGGTGGACAGCCTGTCTTTGGTTTCTTGAAAAGGGTTGGTAAATTGGCAGGTAAATGAATATAGAGATGCCAGCTAAAGCTAGGAAGGCAGAGATATGTGATGTATTCGTTGAATATGTgggtctgttagaaacacaggagagcTCACATGgttctgagactcagagggatctgggtgtccaagagcaggaatcacaaaaggcgagtttccaggtacagcaagtaattaggaaagctaatagaatgttattgcttattgtgaggggaattgaatacaaaagtcgggaggttatgcttcagttatacaggacattggtgagaccacatctggagcactgtgtacagtattgctcatttaccgccagtccagcagaacaaaaccctccgaccctccccattgatgaactgtcagaatgaacaaaatgccgtcCTGGATGTaactgaagcagaaacaataacatcaaaatccaacccctgtaatcacttgtgaacttggtgtctcagcaggcaccatgaatcatggattcccttcccaggctgagagcaggtgaacggtctctactcagcgtggactcgctggtgtgtctgcaggctggataactgagtgaatcccttctcacactgagagcaagtgaacggcttctctccagtgtgaactcgctgatgttttcgCATGTTGGATAattgactgaatcctttcccacactgagagcaggtgaatggtctctccccagtgtgaactcgacggTGTGATTTCAGGTTGGATAacccagtgaatccctttccacactgagagcaggtgaatggcttctccccagtgtgaactcgctgatgttttcgcaggttggataattgactgaatcccttcccacactgagagcaggtgaaaggccactccccagtgtgaactcgctggtgtgacttcaggttggataacacagtgaatcccttcccacattgagaacaggtgaacggcctctccccagtgtgaactcgctgatgtgactgcaggtgggataactgagtaaattccttcccacactgagaacaaatGAATAGCCTCTCCCTGgtatgaacccgctggtgtctccgcaggccggataactgagtgaatcccttcccacactgagagcaggtgaacagcctctccccagtgtgaactcggcggtgtgcccgcaggttggataactgagcaaattccttcccacacagagcaggtgaatggcctctccccagtgtgaactcgctggtgtgtctgcaggttggataactgagtgaattccttcccacactgagagcaggtgaactgcctctccctggtgtgaactcgctggtgtgtctgcaggttggataactgagtgaattccttcccacactgagagcaggtgaactgcctctccctggtgtgaactcgctggtgtgactgcaggttggataactgcgtgaatcccttctcacactgagagcaggtgaatggcctctccccagtgtgaatgcgccgatgagcttccagctgtgatggggctctaaatcccttcccacagtccacacatttccacggtttctccatgttttgggtgtcctcgtgtctctccaggttggacaatcagttgaggcctcgtccacacacagaacacgtgtacggtctctccccgctgtgaatggtgtgatgtgttttcaggctgtgtaactggttaaagctctttccacagtcagtgatcTGGAACACTcttactcgggtgtgtgtgtctcggtgcttttccagtcacactgatggtttaaatgttttgatgccgacagatcgggtaaacattaattcttctggattcaaaggccgatgatattcagatcctaacgaatcaagtggctctttcaggtctagacgtgatgtttgagatttctgtccgtatttcctcctcttgtaatatcctaCAGAAGGAGTTTACAATTTCAACTCAGTatcggatagaaattcagaacaaacaattctagtttctgtaCAACATTCATTCTGTcacattccccaatacctcgtcttcaATACCTATTCCCCACATCTAGTTTCCAGGGAGGGATGGTGTATTGGAGCAGTAAGTACAACAACCTTACctcgggattcacggcctagtctccagggaacgGACTCGGAGGGGCAGAGTATCTGAGATAAGAGTATAAAAACCTTAATTTGGGGattctaaagtccatgtagactaaatcaactgcactaccctcatctacacacctagtcatctcttcaaaagattcaatcaaatttgtaagacatgctctcccttgtttaatccttgcctttccaagttgagattaattctgtccctcagaatgttttccagtagtttccatggcagtgaagttagactcactggcttgtaatttcctggtttgtccctacttgccttcttgaataatggcaccacattagctgtcttccagtcctcaggcacctctcctgtggccagagaagatttgaattttttttgtcagagcctctgcaatctccttccttgcctcccacagcagcctgggatatatctcatttggccctggggatttattcgcTTTCAGACCTGGTGAAACTGTTCATACCGTCGCCCTCTCAATGTTAAGTTGTTCAAGCAAATCACAATGTGCCTCCGTGATTTCTATTCCTACATTATCCTTCTccgtagtgaacacagatgcaaagtgctcatttaaaACCTTCCAGTTCCATGCACACATTGGTccgtactcttaccctggtcaacccCCTGCCCCATTTTCCATGcttcctctttgctctcctaattcctttcttaagTAATCCCTTGCACTTTCTATGTTCCTCTGGGACTTCCGCTTTGAGCCCTCGGTATCTGTGACAAGAGTCACCTTTAATTccttatccaaccctggatatcccttacatccagggttccctggacttattgctcccatccttcactatcatgggaacatggaatttacagtgtaggaggcggccatttggcccatcaaatctgctccagcctttggaaagagcaccccactgaggcccacacctccaccctatccccgtaaccccacctaacctttttggacactaagggcaatttagcatggccaatccacctaacctgcgcatctttggactgtgggaggaaacacaagcacccggaggaaacccacgcagacatggggacaacgtgcagacagtgacccaagtcgggaatcgaacctgggaccttggagctgtgaagcaa
This portion of the Scyliorhinus torazame isolate Kashiwa2021f chromosome 5, sScyTor2.1, whole genome shotgun sequence genome encodes:
- the LOC140420658 gene encoding LOW QUALITY PROTEIN: uncharacterized protein (The sequence of the model RefSeq protein was modified relative to this genomic sequence to represent the inferred CDS: inserted 2 bases in 1 codon), whose amino-acid sequence is MEKPWKCVDCGKGFRAPSQLEAHRRIHTGERPFTCSQCEKGFTQLSNLQSHQRVHTRERQFTCSQCGKEFTQLSNLQTHQRVHTRERQFTCSQCGKEFTQLSNLQTHQRVHTGERPFTCSXCGKEFAQLSNLRAHRRVHTGERLFTCSQCGKGFTQLSGLRRHQRVHTRERLFICSQCGKEFTQLSHLQSHQRVHTGERPFTCSQCGKGFTVLSNLKSHQRVHTGEWPFTCSQCGKGFSQLSNLRKHQRVHTGEKPFTCSQCGKGFTGLSNLKSHRRVHTGERPFTCSQCGKGFSQLSNMRKHQRVHTGEKPFTCSQCEKGFTQLSSLQTHQRVHAE